A portion of the Thunnus albacares chromosome 23, fThuAlb1.1, whole genome shotgun sequence genome contains these proteins:
- the epyc gene encoding epiphycan codes for MRMLVRLVLGLFVLKAVVASPRFSRQVDLDTYDSANYDVDRDNLNLENQDIYDYEDELTIDDPQIEIGTLAPPDYNYPVPEASVEEQEEQEEEEEELPLTPQLIPQGSGGSGVLMGPDTQKEVELRLTPIDILHVSGDFGGSVGSGASGASGVSGSGGSGDLLVSSASGGSGDIVLISGVSEELHISGGSGEFLVSGDLLISGDLWGSGDLSGSGDTMGSATSGASGDLGSGGSGISIELPLGSGGSGDQSGSGFSGDLLISGASGSSGVSGDSDESGFSGITLISGEEELPLIPDTIPHEASGASGEFSGASGTSGASGDFGGSGDLGVSGESGTSGVSGSGDAEVPDVTLVPDVDKEEGLLPTTPETPQEGTGGVDESGSSDLPEPDEPEKPDEPEVDRRGMPTCLLCTCLGGSVYCDDLKLDSVPPLPKDTTHFYARYNRITKINKSDFAFMNKLKRIDLTANEITSIDEKAFLGLPELEELVIRENHISQLPALPETMTLIDASHNNIGSKGIHKEAFKDMTALLYLYLTDNHIDYIPVPLPDSLRSLHLQRNNIQMMHEDTFCNLRDFNYIRNALEDIRLDGNPINLSRTPQAYICLPRIPIGDLI; via the exons ATGAGGATGCTCGTGCGGCTCGTGTTGGGACTCTTCGTCCTCAAAGCGGTGGTGGCCAGCCCCAGATTTTCCCGACAAGTGGACTTGGACACATACGACAGTGCCAACTATGATGTGGATCGAGACAATTTAAATTTAGAGAACCAGGATATCTATGACTATGAAGATGAGCTGACAATCGATGATCCTCAG ATAGAGATTGGAACACTGGCCCCACCTGACTATAACTATCCTGTACCTGAGGCCTCAGTGGAGGAACAGGAAGaacaagaagaggaggaggaagagttgCCCCTAACACCCCAGCTTATCCCTCAGGGTTCAGGGGGATCTGGGGTTCTCATGGGCCCCGACACACAGAAAG AGGTGGAGCTGCGTCTGACGCCCATTGACATCCTTCATGTCTCCGGGGATTTTGGGGGCTCCGTAGGGTCTGGGGCCTCAGGAGCTTCTGGGGTTTCTGGGTCTGGAGGCTCAGGAGACCTACTGGTCTCCAGCGCCTCTGGGGGTTCTGGTGATATTGTCTTGATCTCCGGAGTTTCTGAGGAACTCCACATCTCAGGGGGATCTGGGGAGTTCTTGGTATCTGGGGATCTCTTGATATCTGGGGATCTCTGGGGATCTGGGGATCTGTCTGGATCTGGGGATACCATGGGATCCGCAACTTCCGGAGCCTCTGGGGACCTTGGCTCTGGAGGATCTGGTATTTCTATTGAACTCCCCCTGGGCTCTGGAGGGTCTGGGGACCAGTCTGGTTCTGGGTTCTCCGGAGATCTCCTGATCTCAGGGGCCTCTGGAAGCTCTGGGGTTTCTGGGGACTCTGATGAGTCTGGGTTCTCAGGGATAACATTGATATCTGGAG AGGAGGAGCTGCCCCTCATTCCCGACACTATCCCTCATGAGGCATCGGGTGCTTCTGGGGAGTTCTCAGGAGCTTCAGGAACCTCAGGGGCCTCAGGGGATTTCGGAGGCTCTGGAGACTTAGGGGTCTCCGGAGAGTCAGGGACTTCTGGTGTCTCTGGTTCTGGAGACGCCGAGGTCCCTGACGTAACTCTGGTCCCTGACGTTGATAAAG AGGAGGGGCTGCTTCCGACCACACCAGAAACCCCTCAGGAGGGTACTGGCGGTGTAGATGAGTCAGGGAGCTCTGACCTGCCAGAGCCTGATGAGCCCGAAAAGCCTGATGAGCCTGAGGTTGACAGGCGAG GTATGCCCACTTGCTTGCTGTGCACGTGCCTTGGTGGTTCGGTCTACTGTGATGACTTGAAGCTGGATAGTGTACCACCTCTCCCGAAAGACACCACTCACTTCTATGCCCGCTACAACAGAATCACCAAGATCAACAAGTCTGACTTTGCGTTCATGA ACAAGCTTAAGAGGATTGACTTAACCGCCAATGAGATAACGTCCATCGatgaaaaagcatttttggGTCTACctgagctggaggagctggTGATTCGAGAAAATCACATCTCACAGCTGCCTGCTCTTCCAGAAACCATGACCCTGATCGATGCCAGCCACAACAACATTGGCAGCAAGGGTATTCACAAAGAGGCGTTTAAA GATATGACTGCCTTGCTGTACCTGTACCTAACAGACAACCACATTGACTACATCCCTGTGCCTCTACCAGACAGCCTGCGATCTCTACACCTACAG CGTAACAATATTCAAATGATGCACGAGGACACGTTCTGCAACCTGAGAGATTTCAACTACATCAGGAATGCACTGGAGGACATCCGTCTGGACGGCAACCCCATCAACCTCAGCAGGACCCCACAGGCCTACATCTGCCTGCCCCGTATACCCATCGGGGATCTCATTtaa
- the si:ch211-244b2.3 gene encoding uncharacterized protein si:ch211-244b2.3, with translation MKVKVDDSFPDKSILTSRRSLTKMFFSRSSENEDEMSYSSQTTLANGKHYVWQLSDGQQWLQIDNDHVIETHYCQPGAKGITINTSHGSVFIDFDKLQTLNTALKVQRLSFLPPGQTEDIGWYFRDDQLWREYGSQGLSTQASSVSSKDVEHQFSLNPRGTFSFTVGSTSYRLDFSTMTQTNCITGQCRNVRRRPKFTSNTGSLYSASVLPAASSSQFTDGGFKWEFMGEEGEWTEYDAYICGFGSTDIETQYQQNPQGQLRFKINRFSYTLDFTRMCQVNNKIGTTRAVRRTAGNGSEQNSRFPRWQFKDIGGKWKDYSNGKCSISSQDIELQYQQNPSGTMKFTTKNFSYELNFSAMTQMNLSTTTTRPVRRLNQ, from the exons atgaaagtgaaagttgATGACAGCTTTCCTGACAAGTCAATTTTGACTTCACGTCGGTCTCTTACTAAGA TGTTCTTTTCTCGGAGCTCG gaaaatgagGACGAGATGAGTTATTCCTCGCAGACGACTCTAG CCAATGGGAAACATTATGTGTGGCAGCTGTCAGACGGACAACAGTGGCTGCAAATTGACAATGACCATGTGATCGAGACCCACTACTGCCAACCTGGAGCTAAAGGAATCACCATCAACACTAGTCATGGGTCAGTGTTTATAGACTTTGATAAACTGCAGACGCTGAACACAGCTTTAAAGGTTCAGAGACTAAGCTTCCTTCCTCCGGGCCAGACTGAGGACATAGGCTGGTACTTCAGAGATGACCAGCTGTGGCGGGAATATGGATCCCAG ggCTTGAGCACTCAGGCCTCCTCAGTCAGCAGTAAAGATGTGGAGCATCAGTTCTCTCTAAACCCTCGGGGAACCTTCAGCTTCACAGTGGGCTCTACAAGCTACAGACTCGACTTCTCCA CCATGACCCAAACAAACTGCATCACGGGCCAGTGCAGGAATGTCCGCAGACGTCCAAAATTCACTTCTAACACAGGGAG CCTTTACTCCGCCTCAGTTCTTCCAGCGGCTTCCTCCTCACAATTCACTGATGGAGGCTTCAAGTGGGAGTTCatgggagaggagggggaatGGACAGAATACGATGCATAT aTATGTGGCTTCGGTAGCACTGATATTGAAACACAATACCAGCAGAACCCACAGGGCCAGCTACGCTTCAAGATCAACAGATTCTCCTATACACTGGATTTTACAA GAATGTGTCAAGTCAACAACAAGATCGGGACTACAAGAGCCGTGAGGAGGACTGCTGGCAATGGGAGTGAACAGAACAGCAG ATTTCCACGCTGGCAGTTCAAAGATATCGGTGGAAAATGGAAAGATTATTCTAAT GGAAAATGCAGTATTTCCAGTCAGGATATTGAGCTCCAGTACCAACAAAACCCATCAGGCACTATGAAGTTCACCACCAAGAACTTCAGCTATGAGCTTAACTTCTCAG CCATGACTCAGATGAACCTGTCCACTACGACCACCAGACCAGTTCGAAGACTTAACCAGTGA
- the scyl2 gene encoding SCY1-like protein 2, giving the protein MESMLNKLKSTVTKVTADVTSAVMGNPVTREFEVGRHIASGGPGMCWRIYNGTKKSTKQEVAVFVFDKKMIDKYQKFDKDQIIDSLKRGVQQLTRLRHPRLLTVQHPLEESRDCLAFCTEPVFASLSNVLGQWDNLPSPVPTDIKEYKLYDVETKYGLLQISEGLSFLHSGVKMVHGNLCPENIILNKSGAWKIMGFDFSISSTNPSDADPKYTCKEWEPNLPPLCLPNPEYLAPEYILSVSCDSASDMYSLGVVMHAVFNEGKPVFQVNKHDIFKSFSRQLDQLTNISPALLNKLPEEVRDHVKMLLSVTPTVRPDADQMTKIPFFDDVGAVTLQYFDSLFQRDNLQKSQFYKGLPKVLPKLPKRVVMYRILPSLTSEFINPDMVPFVLPNVLLIAEECTKEEYVRLIMPDLTPVFKQQEPVQILLIFLQKMDLLLTKTPAEEIKNSVLPMVYRALEAPSVQIQELCLNIIPTFANLIEYPSMKNSLIPRIKSACLQTSSLAVRVNSLVCLGKILEYLDKWFVIDEILPFLQQIPSREPAVLMGILGIYKCTFTHKKLGIPKEHLASKSLPHLVSLSIDNNLNLNQFNSFMVVIRDMLSRMEAEHKTKLEQLHIMQEQQRSLNISSSGNQSEETKSPPSSGNQIDDIFGSTGVNGKENGSSATASQPNRMSLTLEEKQRLAKEQEQAAKLRSQQPLAPQTVKPASTTNTKTKDLTSSLLNNMTSLNSLSLANTPRPAPVQGTTISVFPSSTPMVAPIGASVSNGFNQPMGFQAGGMGMGMRPAGPSTYGGMATTTSTPNFGALTQNQGPLGQTNKGPDMSALDNLFTASKPKVTLNQMGPMAPPGTNTPWLNQYGSAQNAQTQMQGAPVGMGGMQSGFGMQANPFFSPQNFSQPTAAPGMNQSGIKHSASVNNDLKDLFG; this is encoded by the exons ATGGAGTCCATGCTGAACAAGCTAAAAAGCACTGTCACAAAGGTGACAGCAGATGTCACCAGCGCTGTCATGGGCAACCCGGTGACACGGGAGTTTGAGGTTGGACGACATATCGCCAGCGGGGGTCCTGGCATGTGTTGGAGGATCTACAATGGCACCAAAAAGTCCACCAAACAG GAAGTGgcagtatttgtgtttgataaGAAGATGATTGACAAGTATCAGAAATTTGACAAGGACCAAATAATTGATTCGCTGAAAAGAGGGGTGCAACAGCTGACCAGACTGCGTCACCCCCGTCTCCTGACTGTGCAGCATCCTCTGGAAGAATCACG AGACTGTTTGGCGTTCTGCACAGAGCCAGTGTTTGCCAGTCTCTCCAACGTGCTTGGCCAATGGGACAACCTGCCCAGCCCCGTGCCTACTGACATCAAAGAGTACAAACTGTATGATGTGGAGACAAAGTATGGCTTGCTACAG ATCTCGGAGGGTTTGTCGTTTCTTCACAGTGGGGTGAAAATGGTCCATGGCAACCTGTGTCCAGAGAATATCATCCTCAACAAGAGTGGAGCCTGGAAGATCATGGGCTTTGACTTCAGCATCTCCTCTACCAACCCATCAGATGCTGAC CCTAAGTACACGTGTAAAGAATGGGAGCCCaacctccctcctctctgcctccccaACCCCGAATACTTGGCCCCTGAGTACatcctgtctgtcagctgtgatTCAGCCTCTGACATGTACTCGCTGGGTGTGGTCATGCATGCTGTCTTCAATGAGGGCAAGCCTGTTTTCCAAGTCAACAAGCATGACATTTTTAAGAGCTTCAGCAGGCAATTGGACCAG CTGACCAATATAAGTCCAGCACTGCTGAACAAGCTCCCCGAGGAGGTGCGGGACCATGTCAAAATGCTTCTCAGTGTCACACCTACTGTCCGACCTGATGCTGACCAGATGACCAAG ATCCCATTTTTTGACGACGTGGGCGCAGTGACCCTGCAGTACTTCGACTCCCTCTTCCAGAGGGACAACCTACAGAAGTCCCAGTTCTACAAAGGCCTTCCCAAAGTCCTGCCCAAACTACCCAAG AGAGTGGTGATGTATCGCATCTTGCCATCATTGACCTCTGAGTTCATCAACCCTGACATGGTTCCCTTTGTGCTGCCCAACGTGCTGCTGATCGCCGAGGAGTGTACCAAGGAGGAGTATGTTCGTCTCATCATGCCTGACCTTACACCTGTTTTCAAGCAACAAGAGCCTGTCCAG ATCCTGCTGATCTTCCTGCAGAAGATGGACTTGCTGCTGACCAAGACACCGGCGGAGGAAATCAAGAACAGCGTACTGCCTATGGTTTACCGAGCTCTAGAAGCCCCTTCTGTACAGATCCAG GAGCTGTGCCTGAACATCATCCCGACATTTGCCAACCTGATTGAGTATCCGTCCATGAAGAACTCCCTCATCCCTCGAATCAAATCAGCCTGCCTGCAGACTTCCTCTCTAGCT GTGCGGGTGAACTCTCTAGTGTGTCTGGGGAAGATTTTGGAATATTTAGACAagtggtttgtcattgatgagATCCTGCCCTTCCTACAACAGATCCCCTCTAGAGAACCCGCAGTACTCATGGGCATTCTAG GAATCTACAAGTGTACCTTCACCCACAAGAAGCTGGGCATCCCCAAAGAGCATCTTGCCTCAAAAAGCCTGCCCCACCTTGTGTCTCTTAGTATAGACAACAACCTCAACCTTAATCAG TTCAACTCGTTCATGGTGGTTATCCGTGATATGCTGAGTCGCATGGAGGCTGAACACAAAACCAAGTTGGAGCAGCTGCATATCatgcaggagcagcagag GAGTTTGAACATATCTAGCTCAGGGAACCAATCAGAGGAGACCAAGAGTCCACCTAGCTCTGGGAACCAG ATTGATGATATCTTTGGCAGCACAGGGGTTAATGGGAAAGAGAATGGGTCGTCAGCAACAGCCTCACAGCCTAATAGA ATGTCTCTGACTCTAGAGGAGAAACAGCGATTAGCTAAGGAGCAAGAGCAGGCAGCCAAACTGAGGAGCCAGCAGCCGTTAGCACCACAGACTGTCAAACCAGCCTCCACCACCAACACCAAG ACTAAAGATCTGACCAGCAGCCTTCTGAACAACATGACATCTCTAAACAGCTTATCCTTGGCTAACACACCACGACCAGCCCCAGTACAGGGTACCACCATCTCTGtcttcccctcctccaccccaaTGGTGGCCCCCATTGGCGCCTCAGTCTCTAATGGCTTCAACCAACCCATGGGCTTCCAGGCAGGAGGCATGGGGATGGGCATGCGGCCCGCAGGCCCAAGCACCTATGGCGGCATGGCCACCACTACCAGCACCCCAAATTTTGGTGCCCTCACACAGAATCAAGGACCTCTTGGGCAGACCAATAAAGGGCCCGACATGTCAGCCTTGGACAATCTTTTTACAGCAAGCAAGCCCAAAGTCACCCTCAACCAAATGGGTCCCATGGCTCCACCTGGAACCAACACCCCTTGGCTCAATCAGTATGGTTCGGCCCAGAACGCTCAGACTCAGATGCAGGGAGCGCCAGTAGGTATGGGAGGGATGCAGAGTGGATTTGGGATGCAAGCAAACCCTTTTTTCAGCCCTCAGAACTTCTCTCAACCTACTGCTGCCCCTGGCATGAACCAAAGTGGGATTAAACATAGTGCATCTGTCAACAATGATCTGAAAGACTTATTCGGCTAA
- the si:dkeyp-38g8.5 gene encoding uncharacterized protein si:dkeyp-38g8.5: MEYEDHAYTSTTYDKVNPVEFTYKMSSKETEDFVKLRISNIFLFSGRRNTSMWAWRAILKHMGLQHKMTHSQASKKWENMKKRYKELKSPPEGVKVFPETWPHFTLMDDAMEGRLEGSAPILKVFPSDKDNSDFLPISKPKKRRVSMAISSPTALVAGGPEIEVLLNGDGEVGEETVQEGSLEIDRIMQEVEDEKSTMDSERQAMEREKRVMDRERLVLQRERAVLDREIAALDRDRASLERERAMIEREKSVMERERAMVEKDRDAVSRERLALEREKARLGRLSASKERLEEVTEDSSKVKDSDIVERKERFLNLFEKLIENF; this comes from the exons ATGGAGTATGAGGATCACGCTTACACGAGCACCACTTATGACAAAGTCAACCCCGTGGAGTTCACTTATAAAA TGAGTTCTAAGGAAACTGAAGACTTTGTAAAGCTGAGGATTtcaaatattttccttttctctggAAGAAGAAATACTTCCATGTGGGCATGGAG GGCCATCCTAAAACATATGGGTTTGCAACACAAGATGACCCATAGTCAAGCATCCAAAAAATGGgaaaacatgaagaagagaTACAAG GAGCTAAAGAGCCCTCCAGAAGGGGTAAAAGTCTTCCCTGAAACGTGGCCTCATTTCACTCTGATGGATGACGCCATGGAAGGTCGGTTGGAAGGCAGCGCCCCCATCCTCAAAGTCTTCCCCAGCGACAAAGACAACAGCGATTTCTTACCCATCTCCAAACCCAAGAAGAGGAGGGTATCCATGGCAATATCCTCTCCCACAGCTTTGGTAGCAGGTGGGCCGGAGATCGAGGTTTTACTGAATGGAGATGGGGAAGTGGGGGAAGAGACGGTGCAGGAGGGAAGCCTAGAGATAGATCGCATCATGCAAGAGGTGGAGGACGAGAAGAGCACGATGGACAGTGAAAGACAGGCAATGGAAAGGGAGAAACGGGTGATGGACAGGGAGCGGCTGGTTCTGCAAAGGGAGAGAGCAGTGCTGGATAGGGAGATCGCCGCTTTGGACCGAGACCGAGCCtcgctggagagagagagggcgatgatagagagagaaaagtcagtgatggagagggagagggcaATGGTGGAAAAGGACAGAGACGCTGTGAGCAGGGAACGGCTGGCTTTGGAGCGAGAGAAAGCCAGGCTGGGGAGACTTTCTGCATCCAAAGAAAGGTTGGAGGAGGTTACAGAAGACAGTAGCAAGGTGAAAGACTCAGATATTGTGGAGAGGAAAGAGCGGTTCCTCAACTTGTTTGAAAAACTTATTGAAAATTTTTGA
- the si:ch211-244b2.4 gene encoding uncharacterized protein si:ch211-244b2.4: MASAAQSDEENTSEAESYVSDETDSDEYSDEESDDGQREPCKFYNRGSCRDGDECPYLHVCKFALKGNCRNGSKCKLKHPGGGRSSFGGSNRSSDRSTSTDEKLTDGRCFQWQLNDGSCWKDVDNDHIIEAQYSLPHTKSIKIYNTQYGAVSIDFNKMRVYGKRLKVRRLDDGNTVWIWYCTLSHKWIKYGEKDSKGNPSPVKNSDIEVKFQSNPTSSFTFRKGSETFEIKFPEMRQVSHNRKRRVTRRPVYQQQQAGAAASQAAQGLQNLNIGTKPQWQFEGDSGKWHEFKQRRGSSTESSVTSDDIERKFQQNPNSKMTFKVNGHSYQLDFGAMIQTNLKTKHTRNIRRVLV, encoded by the exons ATGGCGTCTGCCGCTC AGTCTGATGAGGAAAACACATCTGAAGCTGAATCTTACGTCAGTGATGAGACAGACAGTGACGAATATTCAGATGAAGAATCCGACGACGGTCAG AGGGAGCCTTGCAAGTTTTACAACAGAGGCAGCTGCCGGGATGGTGACGAGTGCCCTTACTTGCATGTTTGCAAGTTTGCCCTGAAAGGAAACTGTCGCAATGGATCCAAATGTAAGCTGAAGCACCCCGGAGGTGGAAGATCTTCCTTTGGTGGAAGCAACAGGTCTTCGGACAGATCAACATCTACAG atGAAAAGCTTACTGATGGCCGATGCTTCCAGTGGCAGCTGAATGATGGAAGTTGCTGGAAGGATGTTGATAATGATCACATTATTGAGGCCCAGTACTCCCTGCCCCACACCAAAAGCATTAAAATCTACAACACACAATATGG GGCAGTGAGTATAGATTTTAACAAAATGAGAGTGTATGGAAAGAGACTGAAAGTGAGACGTTTGGATGATGGAAACACTGTGTGGATTTGGTACTGCACCTTAAGTCATAAGTGGATCAAGTATGGAGAGAAG GATTCAAAGGGTAACCCCAGTCCTGTGAAGAACTCTGACATAGAGGTGAAGTTCCAGAGTAACCCAACAAGCTCTTTTACTTTCAGAAAGGGCTCAGAAACCTTTGAGATTAAATTCCCAG aGATGCGACAGGTGAGTCATAATAGAAAGAGGAGAGTTACTCGTCGTCCAGTgtaccaacaacaacaagcaggAGCAGC AGCTTCTCAGGCAGCACAAGGTTTGCAGAACCTTAACATAGGCACCAAACCACAATGGCAGTTTGAGGGAGACAGTGGAAAATGGCATGAGTTCAAACAAAGG AGGGGCAGTTCAACTGAAAGCTCAGTAACCAGCGATGACATTGAGAGGAAGTTCCAGCAAAACCCCAACAGCAAAATGACCTTCAAAGTGAACGGACACTCCTACCAGCTGGACTTTGGAG CGATGATCCAAACCAACCTGAAGACCAAACATACGCGCAACATCAGACGTGTGTTGGTGTGA